The genomic region CTAGGCTTGAGTGTGTGGTGCGAAGACGAGGCGGGACCATTTGGCACTGCTCCTTACCCTGGTAGCAATTGGCAGCCAGTAGGTAAACCGACACGGCAAGAACATGAATATATCCGTAATGGCACAGCCAAGCTGTTAACGCTATTCCATCCCGCTACTGGGCAAGTACGAGTTAAGGGTGTTACCAGTTGTACCAATGCTGTGTTGCACGAATGGCTCAAGCAAGAATTAGCTAGTGTTGTACAATCACTGCCAACTCCAGCTCGATTACTCAAGCCTGAAGAAAATCAACGGTTATGGAAAAGTTGGCAGCAGGGGTTGAAAGTACGCTTTACACTCCCACACGACTTACCGCCACTGCGAATGTTGCTAGTGATGGATAACTTGGTCGGACATAAAACTCCCCAGTTGGTATTGTGGCTGTGTGCTCATGGCATCATGCCGCTCTACACACCTCTTGGCGGTAGCTGGCTGAATATGGCTGAGTCGATTCAACGAATTCTCAAACGCCGAGCTCTAGAGGGGCATCATCCGCAAACAGCCTATCAAATTATTGAGTGGTTGGAAGCAACTGCTTTTGGATGGAACCAACAACCAACGCCGTTTGTCTGGGCAGGATTACGAGCGCAACGTCGAGACAGAGCGCGTCAAAGATTTCACTCTCTTGGTGGTTCTGGTGCCTGTACGCATCGTCCTCTTCGGCGGACAACTATTGCCAAAAATAATGGCAACACTCATACCAAATGACCCACTAGTTGATTCGCATGACTACTAATGTCATATCGTCTTTATTTTGGTTAGTTGCGCCACTGATGAATTTGTGAACTTGAGCGAAAAGATATTCGAGAATTGCTTGGGGGTCTTGACAGTGGCGACAAGCAAATTTAAATTCGCGTTCTAGCCTTTCTTCGTCAAAGCGATCGCCTCTTTGATTAGCAGCATCAGTAAACCCGTCTGTATAGTAAATAATTGTGTCTCCTGGTTCTAACTGAACTTGAGCATCTTCGTAATTGCTATGAGCTTCAAGCCCGATCAACATGCCCTCTAAAGTATCTAAGCGCTTCACTGTTTTTGTAGCTGCTTGCCATAATAAGGGCGGATGATGGGCTGCATTGCTATAAGTTAGCGTGCGCGTCTGCGGACTGTATTCTGAATAGAACAAAGTGACAAAACGATGAGAATTTTCTAAATCGGTATACATGACCCGATTTAAATGCTGCAAAATTCGAGACGGAGAGTGTTCGTTTAATGCCTCAGCGCGCAACATTCCCCGCGTCATAGTCATGATGAGTCCGGCTGGAACCCCTTTGCCCATCACATCACCAATTACTAAGCCCCAGCAACTATCGGGGTTGCTACTTTTGCCGTCTGCTTGACTCAAGTTGCGTTCGATCGGAATGAAGTCGTAGTAATCTCCGCCAACGCGGTTGGCTGGCTGACATCTCGCCGCTAGAGATACCCCAGG from Chroococcidiopsis sp. SAG 2025 harbors:
- a CDS encoding PP2C family protein-serine/threonine phosphatase; the encoded protein is MSVPQPPFQPTDRTSSAATDVNPVVALKELVARLYREQNKVQDLLSSLGFALRSFNNLNQFLELIPLIATRVTDADGGVLFLYKSNGQVSLEKLHCQDIHQRKQIRKALETATSAVTTALATAQIVPATATLDAQVSHHLGSQIQLFGTTILVKQAERGRLYVFSSDPEYTWTETRQKLVRLVADQTAVAIENDELKVELRKKERLDRELEIGAEIQLRLLPRQCPNVPGVSLAARCQPANRVGGDYYDFIPIERNLSQADGKSSNPDSCWGLVIGDVMGKGVPAGLIMTMTRGMLRAEALNEHSPSRILQHLNRVMYTDLENSHRFVTLFYSEYSPQTRTLTYSNAAHHPPLLWQAATKTVKRLDTLEGMLIGLEAHSNYEDAQVQLEPGDTIIYYTDGFTDAANQRGDRFDEERLEREFKFACRHCQDPQAILEYLFAQVHKFISGATNQNKDDMTLVVMRIN
- a CDS encoding transposase, which codes for MWCEDEAGPFGTAPYPGSNWQPVGKPTRQEHEYIRNGTAKLLTLFHPATGQVRVKGVTSCTNAVLHEWLKQELASVVQSLPTPARLLKPEENQRLWKSWQQGLKVRFTLPHDLPPLRMLLVMDNLVGHKTPQLVLWLCAHGIMPLYTPLGGSWLNMAESIQRILKRRALEGHHPQTAYQIIEWLEATAFGWNQQPTPFVWAGLRAQRRDRARQRFHSLGGSGACTHRPLRRTTIAKNNGNTHTK